A window of Paenibacillus polygoni contains these coding sequences:
- the ppaX gene encoding pyrophosphatase PpaX yields MIKTVLFDLDGTIIDTNELIISSFIHVLNELGPGALSREEIIPHMGGTLEQQMQAFTGKPDVAEYVTGYRAYNSVHHDDMVKPFPGVMDVVKKLHEQGIRMGVVTTKIRPSTLRVLEQFDLLKYMESIVTVSDVTHPKPHPEPVLTAVKQLQVDPSETLMVGDSPVDIQSAKAAGVKAAGVAWSLKGEAKLREYDPDYILHDMHDILTLTKKE; encoded by the coding sequence ATGATTAAAACGGTTTTATTTGATTTAGATGGTACGATTATTGACACGAATGAGCTGATTATCAGCTCTTTCATCCATGTTTTGAATGAACTCGGTCCGGGCGCACTTTCTAGAGAAGAAATTATTCCTCATATGGGAGGCACACTGGAGCAGCAAATGCAGGCATTTACCGGAAAACCTGATGTAGCCGAATATGTTACAGGATACCGTGCCTACAACTCGGTTCATCATGATGATATGGTGAAGCCTTTTCCGGGTGTAATGGATGTAGTGAAGAAACTGCACGAGCAAGGGATACGTATGGGTGTAGTTACGACTAAAATAAGACCAAGTACCCTTCGAGTACTAGAACAGTTCGATCTTCTAAAATATATGGAGTCCATCGTCACAGTATCGGATGTAACTCATCCAAAGCCGCATCCAGAACCGGTTCTTACTGCGGTGAAGCAGCTTCAGGTGGATCCATCGGAGACGCTAATGGTAGGCGATAGTCCAGTCGACATTCAATCCGCCAAAGCAGCTGGCGTTAAGGCAGCAGGTGTAGCTTGGTCCCTAAAAGGGGAAGCGAAGCTTAGAGAGTATGACCCTGATTATATTTTGCATGATATGCATGACATTCTTACTCTGACCAAGAAGGAGTAG
- a CDS encoding ATP phosphoribosyltransferase regulatory subunit, producing MTKPKGFEKPAGVRDYLPHVVDKLRRIEHRVLECMSSWGYRQIITPSMEYYDTVGVASSTSDQKLFKLLNNRGTTLVLRSDMTAPIARVVSSMLKDEKLPLRLSYHANVFRAIEEEAGREAEFFQTGVELVGDDSPEADAEVVALAISSLQAAGVTSFKIAMGHVGFLNGLLGEIIPEEVDLQEELKAVLLKRDYVGYREKIEDLSLSSEQKERLETILRLRGGKEIGERAESLVSSDEARNSVQHLCAVWEVLEAYGVSEHVLIDLTMLGDFSYYTGMTFEGYASELGFPVCSGGRYDKLLKQFGKDIPATGFAIKTNRIIDGVQGIRAEQPLPVLIEYTKEHRVEALSQALQLRTEGRTVVTRLMQRVEDRYHQGVDTNEQGSNCAVSTLQGKYEKIYTYSSPL from the coding sequence ATGACCAAACCAAAAGGTTTTGAAAAGCCAGCCGGTGTACGTGATTACCTTCCTCATGTCGTAGATAAGTTGAGACGGATCGAACATAGAGTGCTGGAATGTATGAGCAGCTGGGGATATCGGCAGATTATTACCCCTTCCATGGAATATTACGATACCGTAGGTGTGGCTAGTTCAACGTCCGATCAAAAACTGTTTAAGTTGTTAAACAACCGGGGAACGACACTCGTGCTCCGTTCCGATATGACAGCACCGATTGCGAGAGTAGTCTCTTCTATGCTTAAGGATGAGAAGTTGCCTCTACGGCTTTCGTATCATGCGAATGTATTCCGGGCGATTGAAGAAGAAGCAGGACGTGAAGCAGAATTCTTTCAAACCGGTGTAGAACTGGTCGGCGATGACTCACCCGAAGCAGACGCTGAGGTTGTAGCTCTAGCGATCAGTTCCCTACAGGCGGCTGGAGTGACGTCATTTAAAATAGCGATGGGTCATGTGGGATTCTTGAATGGTTTACTCGGTGAGATTATCCCAGAAGAAGTAGATTTGCAAGAAGAATTAAAGGCAGTACTACTGAAGCGTGACTATGTAGGTTACCGTGAGAAAATTGAAGATTTGTCATTATCATCAGAGCAAAAAGAGCGACTTGAGACTATATTACGTCTTCGGGGCGGAAAAGAAATAGGTGAGCGTGCTGAATCATTGGTCTCAAGTGATGAAGCACGAAATTCAGTGCAGCATCTGTGCGCAGTGTGGGAAGTACTCGAAGCTTATGGAGTATCAGAACATGTACTGATCGATTTAACGATGCTTGGCGATTTTTCATACTACACAGGAATGACGTTTGAGGGATACGCATCAGAACTTGGATTTCCGGTATGCAGCGGGGGCAGGTATGACAAGTTGCTAAAACAGTTTGGGAAAGACATTCCCGCGACGGGTTTTGCAATAAAGACAAACCGAATCATTGATGGAGTGCAAGGAATTCGAGCAGAGCAGCCGCTTCCTGTACTTATTGAATATACGAAGGAACACCGAGTAGAGGCTTTATCTCAAGCATTGCAGCTAAGAACGGAAGGACGGACCGTCGTCACTAGACTCATGCAAAGAGTAGAGGATCGTTATCACCAGGGTGTAGATACAAATGAGCAGGGAAGTAACTGTGCGGTGTCTACCCTTCAAGGGAAATACGAAAAAATATATACGTACAGCAGTCCGTTATAG
- a CDS encoding ABC transporter ATP-binding protein, whose protein sequence is MAGVRLEHIYKQYPGAEKATVVDINLDIKDKEFLVLVGPSGCGKSTTLRMIAGLEEISDGKLYIGDRVVNDVAPKDRDIAMVFQSYALYPHMNVYQNMAFGLKLRKVKKEEIDKSVREAARILDIEHLLDRKPKALSGGQRQRVALGRAIVRNPQVFLMDEPLSNLDAKLRGQMRAEITKLAKRLETTVIYVTHDQIEAMTMGDRIVVMKDGFIQQAASPEELYNHPTNLFVAGFIGSPTMNFITGKLTQQGESLRFAAAGLDVEIPQGKAQILKGKGYAGKEVILGVRPEDIHEEPVFLEASPHTAFTAKVDVSENLGHELLLYLSGVGNDVTIARVDGRSNTRDGNTVKMAIDMNKVHIFDKETEANVLVQD, encoded by the coding sequence ATGGCTGGTGTACGCTTAGAACATATTTACAAACAATATCCGGGTGCAGAAAAAGCAACAGTTGTTGATATTAACTTAGATATTAAAGACAAAGAATTTCTCGTTCTGGTAGGTCCGTCCGGTTGTGGTAAATCTACAACACTTCGGATGATCGCTGGCCTTGAGGAAATCTCCGATGGCAAACTATATATTGGGGATCGCGTTGTAAATGACGTAGCTCCTAAAGATCGTGATATCGCGATGGTATTCCAATCTTACGCTCTTTATCCACATATGAACGTTTATCAAAATATGGCGTTTGGTTTGAAACTTCGTAAAGTGAAAAAAGAAGAAATCGATAAGAGTGTTCGTGAAGCAGCTAGAATTCTTGATATCGAGCATTTGCTGGATCGTAAACCAAAAGCTCTTTCCGGTGGTCAACGTCAGCGTGTAGCTTTGGGACGTGCAATCGTTCGTAACCCACAAGTTTTCTTGATGGATGAGCCGCTCTCTAACTTGGATGCGAAACTTCGTGGACAAATGCGTGCTGAAATCACTAAACTTGCGAAACGTCTTGAAACGACTGTTATCTACGTAACGCATGACCAAATCGAAGCGATGACGATGGGTGACCGTATCGTAGTAATGAAAGACGGCTTTATTCAACAAGCAGCTTCACCGGAAGAACTGTACAATCATCCTACAAACTTGTTTGTAGCTGGTTTTATTGGATCACCTACAATGAACTTTATTACTGGTAAATTGACGCAGCAAGGTGAAAGCCTTCGCTTCGCAGCAGCTGGTCTAGATGTAGAAATTCCACAAGGTAAAGCACAAATTCTTAAAGGCAAAGGTTATGCTGGCAAAGAAGTAATTCTGGGTGTTCGTCCAGAAGATATTCATGAAGAGCCAGTATTCTTGGAAGCTTCTCCACACACAGCTTTCACAGCTAAAGTAGATGTTAGTGAGAACCTTGGTCACGAATTGCTCTTGTACCTGAGTGGTGTAGGTAATGATGTAACGATCGCACGTGTTGATGGACGTTCCAATACTCGCGATGGTAACACAGTTAAAATGGCAATTGATATGAACAAAGTTCATATCTTTGATAAAGAAACAGAAGCAAACGTACTTGTTCAAGATTAA
- the lgt gene encoding prolipoprotein diacylglyceryl transferase, translating into MGTLLLDPIAFSIGSLSVHWYGLILGTAAIVGLLLAIQEGKRFGIPSDFFMDLLLLGVPSAIIGARIYYVAFTWDDYKNNLWDVFKIWNGGIAIYGALIGAIICAFFYFRHKGYNFWRIVDICAPSLIIGQAIGRWGNFVNQEAYGGPVDESFLRNTLHLPDFIVNQMNVQGTFHHPTFLYESLWNIAGLIILLVLRRQKFMRAGELFLSYFIWYSIGRFFIEALRTDSLGFQGPEWLASLVNALWSPMTAMGFELGYLDPAYGNIRISQVLSIAIIIVAIILIVVRRVTGASNERYMDPIVSSKTPADGGSDNVSELERKKDHRNESSSIGSGTDQKKE; encoded by the coding sequence ATGGGTACCTTATTACTTGATCCGATTGCATTTTCTATCGGTTCGCTCAGTGTCCATTGGTATGGACTAATCTTGGGGACAGCAGCCATTGTAGGTCTGCTGCTCGCAATACAGGAGGGGAAACGTTTTGGAATCCCCTCTGATTTTTTCATGGATTTATTGCTGCTCGGCGTTCCTTCTGCTATTATCGGAGCACGAATTTACTATGTAGCATTTACGTGGGATGACTATAAGAATAACTTATGGGATGTCTTTAAAATTTGGAATGGCGGTATTGCCATTTATGGAGCATTAATTGGTGCTATCATCTGTGCCTTTTTCTATTTCCGGCATAAAGGTTATAATTTCTGGCGTATCGTGGATATTTGTGCTCCTTCTCTTATTATTGGACAGGCAATTGGTCGCTGGGGGAATTTCGTCAATCAGGAGGCATACGGCGGACCTGTAGATGAGTCTTTCCTTAGAAATACGCTACATCTACCTGACTTTATTGTAAACCAGATGAATGTGCAGGGTACTTTTCATCACCCCACTTTTTTATATGAATCTCTCTGGAATATCGCAGGACTGATTATACTTCTTGTTTTACGTCGTCAAAAATTCATGCGTGCAGGAGAGTTATTCCTGTCCTATTTCATATGGTATTCAATCGGTCGGTTCTTTATCGAAGCACTGCGTACAGACAGCCTTGGATTCCAAGGTCCAGAGTGGCTTGCATCTCTCGTAAATGCTTTGTGGTCTCCTATGACCGCAATGGGATTTGAACTGGGTTATTTAGACCCTGCTTATGGAAATATCCGTATATCACAAGTATTATCAATTGCAATTATTATCGTCGCTATTATCCTCATTGTAGTTAGACGCGTAACAGGCGCTTCAAATGAACGTTATATGGATCCGATTGTGTCCAGTAAGACTCCTGCAGATGGAGGTAGTGACAACGTTTCAGAACTAGAACGAAAAAAAGATCACAGAAATGAGTCATCTTCTATCGGTTCTGGTACTGATCAGAAAAAGGAGTAA
- a CDS encoding PucR family transcriptional regulator, with the protein MANYEELLQKLQDILNVPFQIIDIPINKHTIIKDNEPSHSFEEGDSLYFYLEASKEEEKQKLLSAPAQHVEASERALIEWIISSLHQNADPTEIVKNKEVNSLEQLGSWIQESVDKDKPLPYPEDLSVYEKQFAKGMIPFYLTYEGAHESGISLKALNKLLQSYFDGKVLLVPLEEDRWSILAELGLVLDNTDEDMDQMALQQKMQFSIEEELAAFTDGLHEVIANEWVGVFHLSVAKPLFNIAYLPPTISFLREITELGKKFKVGEHVYFPWQFHLERLIYSIPEEVRANYLKGMSNTSILFEDETISTLETFFQMDCNVSETAKRLYIHRNTLIYRLDKIKQETGLDVRTFKDAVLVKLTLFMYKVTKTS; encoded by the coding sequence GTGGCGAATTATGAAGAACTGTTGCAAAAACTACAGGATATTCTTAACGTACCATTTCAAATCATTGATATCCCCATTAATAAACATACAATTATAAAAGATAATGAGCCCAGTCATTCTTTTGAAGAAGGGGATTCATTATACTTTTATCTAGAAGCAAGTAAAGAAGAAGAAAAGCAGAAGCTATTATCTGCGCCAGCCCAGCATGTCGAAGCATCTGAAAGAGCACTTATCGAATGGATTATATCATCATTACATCAAAATGCAGATCCTACTGAAATCGTGAAAAATAAAGAAGTAAACTCATTAGAACAGCTTGGAAGCTGGATTCAAGAGAGTGTAGATAAGGATAAGCCTTTGCCTTATCCTGAGGATCTTAGTGTGTATGAGAAACAGTTTGCCAAGGGAATGATTCCTTTTTACCTAACGTATGAGGGAGCTCATGAATCTGGGATCTCACTTAAAGCTTTAAATAAACTACTCCAATCTTATTTTGACGGAAAAGTACTCTTAGTTCCCTTAGAAGAAGATAGATGGTCTATATTAGCTGAATTAGGTTTAGTATTAGATAATACGGATGAAGATATGGACCAAATGGCTCTGCAGCAAAAGATGCAGTTCTCCATTGAAGAAGAGCTTGCTGCCTTTACCGATGGTCTTCATGAGGTAATTGCAAATGAGTGGGTTGGGGTCTTTCATCTATCCGTAGCTAAACCTCTATTCAATATAGCTTACTTACCTCCTACGATCTCTTTTCTTAGAGAAATAACGGAACTGGGTAAGAAGTTTAAAGTTGGCGAGCATGTTTACTTTCCATGGCAATTTCATTTGGAACGTTTGATCTATAGTATACCTGAGGAAGTGAGAGCAAATTATCTAAAAGGAATGAGTAACACCTCGATCCTTTTTGAGGATGAGACGATTTCTACTTTAGAGACCTTTTTTCAGATGGATTGTAACGTAAGTGAAACGGCAAAACGTCTTTATATTCACCGTAATACTCTAATTTATCGCTTAGATAAGATAAAGCAAGAGACAGGACTTGATGTGCGTACCTTTAAAGATGCAGTATTGGTCAAGTTGACTCTCTTCATGTACAAAGTGACGAAAACCTCTTAA
- a CDS encoding pro-sigmaK processing inhibitor BofA family protein, whose protein sequence is MRDIILWGVLSVSLLLLLIIVFRKRLGLGWISSFGLHLVLASLGIYVINYSGLTGNMYIPINPTTIGTVTVLGLPGVGLLLGLKYSLFSS, encoded by the coding sequence TTGAGGGATATCATTCTCTGGGGAGTATTATCGGTTTCCTTACTGCTGTTACTGATTATTGTGTTTAGAAAAAGATTGGGGCTCGGCTGGATCTCCTCATTTGGCCTTCATTTAGTTCTTGCCTCTCTAGGGATTTATGTAATTAATTATTCTGGTTTGACCGGAAATATGTATATACCTATAAACCCTACAACAATAGGAACGGTGACCGTATTAGGACTGCCTGGAGTGGGACTTTTATTGGGTTTAAAATATTCTTTATTTAGTAGTTGA
- the recR gene encoding recombination mediator RecR, with protein sequence MYYPEPIAKLIDAFTRLPGIGPKTAARLAFHVLKMSEDDVIDFAKALVSVKRNLHYCSVCCNITDTDPCRICQDKSRDPSVICVVQDSKDLVAMERTKEFDGYYHVLQGAISPMEGIGPDDIKLKELLMRLSDERVKELILATNPNIEGEATAMYISRLVKPFEIVVSRIAHGLPVGGDLEYADEVTLSKALEGRRQLH encoded by the coding sequence TTGTATTATCCTGAACCGATCGCGAAACTTATAGATGCGTTTACTCGTCTGCCTGGCATTGGCCCCAAAACGGCGGCACGCCTAGCTTTTCATGTGCTGAAGATGAGCGAAGACGATGTAATTGATTTTGCTAAGGCACTGGTAAGTGTGAAGAGAAATCTTCATTACTGTTCGGTATGCTGTAACATTACAGATACAGATCCTTGCCGAATATGCCAAGATAAATCCCGCGACCCTTCTGTCATTTGTGTAGTTCAGGACTCGAAAGACCTTGTGGCTATGGAACGGACAAAAGAATTCGATGGTTACTATCATGTACTTCAAGGAGCCATCTCTCCTATGGAAGGAATCGGTCCCGACGATATCAAACTTAAAGAACTGCTTATGAGACTAAGTGATGAGCGGGTCAAAGAATTGATACTTGCAACCAATCCTAATATTGAAGGAGAGGCTACAGCGATGTATATCTCAAGGCTGGTTAAGCCTTTTGAAATTGTGGTGAGCCGGATTGCTCACGGACTTCCTGTGGGCGGCGATTTGGAGTATGCAGATGAAGTGACTTTGTCGAAGGCGCTTGAAGGACGGCGCCAGTTGCATTAG
- a CDS encoding YbaB/EbfC family nucleoid-associated protein, protein MNNMNQMMKQVKKMQEQMLKAQEELGTKTVVGTSGGGVVTAEVNGHKKLTSITIKPEAVDPEDVEMLQDLVMAAVNDAMTKADELANQDMGKFTNGMKIPGLF, encoded by the coding sequence ATGAATAACATGAACCAAATGATGAAGCAAGTGAAGAAGATGCAAGAGCAAATGCTGAAAGCTCAAGAAGAGCTTGGAACAAAAACAGTAGTGGGTACCTCTGGTGGCGGTGTAGTCACTGCAGAAGTTAACGGTCATAAAAAACTGACTTCCATCACAATTAAACCAGAAGCTGTAGATCCAGAAGACGTAGAAATGCTGCAAGATCTAGTTATGGCTGCAGTAAATGATGCAATGACTAAAGCTGATGAGTTGGCTAACCAAGATATGGGTAAATTCACAAACGGCATGAAAATCCCTGGCTTGTTCTAA
- the hisD gene encoding histidinol dehydrogenase, with product MKIVAAQDFRLDRNVDYGTNEQNESVRQIVSTVRNEGDSAVLRYTAEHDRVVLTPEQLRVTKEEMMAAYDKVDRDFVSHIREAANNIRRFHEKQKRNSWMDFEPDGSLFGQIIRPLDRVGVYVPGGKAAYPSSVLMNVIPAQVAGVKEIVMVTPPATSGGEGINPYILVAAAEAGVSEMYRVGGAQAIAALAYGTESIRKVDKICGPGNIYVALAKREVFGAVDIDSIAGPSEIVVLADETARAEYVAADLLSQAEHDEMASAILVTTSKLLAEEVQAEVEKQLSQLPREKIARASIDCHGSIIVVNSVLEGVEVVNKLAPEHLEVMVQEPMSYVSHIRHAGAIFLGPYSSEPVGDYFAGPNHIIPTNGTARYASPVDVDDFTKKSSLIYYSKEALLANGEAIIGLARHEGLEGHARAIEVRLKREKQS from the coding sequence ATGAAAATTGTAGCAGCTCAGGATTTTCGTCTGGATCGGAATGTGGATTATGGAACAAACGAACAGAATGAATCAGTTCGCCAAATCGTTTCCACTGTTCGTAACGAAGGGGATTCCGCAGTACTCAGGTATACCGCGGAGCATGACCGTGTAGTTCTTACTCCAGAACAGCTCAGAGTAACGAAGGAAGAAATGATGGCAGCCTACGATAAGGTAGATCGCGATTTTGTATCTCATATTCGCGAAGCTGCTAACAATATCCGTAGATTTCATGAGAAGCAAAAGCGGAATTCATGGATGGATTTTGAACCCGATGGAAGCCTGTTCGGCCAAATTATTAGACCGCTTGATCGGGTTGGGGTCTATGTACCTGGAGGGAAAGCGGCTTACCCATCCTCTGTACTCATGAATGTTATTCCAGCGCAAGTGGCGGGTGTGAAAGAGATTGTGATGGTTACACCGCCAGCTACAAGTGGCGGTGAAGGGATTAACCCGTACATTCTCGTTGCTGCTGCGGAAGCAGGCGTAAGCGAGATGTACCGGGTCGGCGGCGCTCAGGCTATAGCGGCGCTGGCTTACGGCACAGAAAGTATTCGCAAGGTCGACAAGATATGTGGACCAGGCAATATTTATGTGGCGCTCGCGAAGCGAGAGGTGTTCGGTGCCGTCGATATTGATAGTATCGCAGGGCCAAGCGAGATTGTCGTGCTGGCTGATGAAACGGCGAGAGCCGAATATGTAGCAGCCGACTTATTGTCTCAAGCCGAACATGATGAGATGGCTTCTGCTATTCTTGTCACAACTTCTAAGCTGCTGGCAGAGGAAGTGCAGGCAGAGGTGGAAAAGCAACTAAGCCAGCTGCCAAGGGAGAAGATTGCTCGTGCTTCAATCGATTGTCACGGCAGTATTATTGTTGTTAATTCTGTGCTTGAAGGTGTTGAAGTGGTCAACAAGCTCGCACCGGAACATCTAGAAGTGATGGTTCAAGAGCCGATGTCCTATGTATCTCATATCCGGCATGCGGGGGCTATTTTCCTTGGGCCGTACAGCTCGGAGCCTGTCGGGGATTATTTTGCAGGTCCTAACCATATCATCCCGACGAACGGAACAGCGAGATACGCATCGCCCGTGGATGTAGATGATTTCACTAAGAAATCAAGCTTAATTTACTATAGCAAGGAAGCATTACTAGCAAATGGAGAAGCAATTATTGGGCTTGCTCGTCATGAGGGGCTAGAAGGGCATGCACGGGCAATTGAAGTCCGGTTAAAGCGAGAAAAACAAAGTTAA
- a CDS encoding acyltransferase, with the protein MRKLERYPVEEQNALWHIYRTVSPFKGVRNFVWVQLARYCPILPLKNWIYKSRLRMEVGDHTAFALMVMVDVFFPERIHVGTNSVIGYNTTILAHEYLIHEYRLGDVWIGDNVLIGANTTILPGVTIGDGAVVAAGSVVHKNVAAGAFVGGNPLRELGSQRESGSSTLH; encoded by the coding sequence GTGAGGAAGCTGGAACGTTATCCCGTTGAAGAGCAGAATGCACTATGGCATATCTATCGAACGGTTAGTCCCTTCAAAGGGGTTCGTAACTTCGTCTGGGTGCAGCTAGCAAGATATTGTCCCATCTTACCTTTGAAAAATTGGATTTACAAAAGCCGTCTTCGCATGGAAGTGGGAGATCACACGGCATTTGCACTAATGGTGATGGTCGATGTGTTTTTCCCAGAACGGATCCATGTAGGAACCAATTCTGTAATAGGATATAACACAACGATTTTGGCACATGAGTATCTCATTCATGAATATCGCCTGGGTGATGTATGGATTGGTGATAATGTATTAATCGGTGCGAACACGACGATCCTGCCTGGAGTAACCATTGGGGATGGAGCAGTGGTTGCCGCAGGTTCTGTGGTTCATAAGAATGTGGCTGCAGGCGCTTTTGTCGGGGGTAATCCTTTGCGGGAACTTGGTTCTCAGCGGGAAAGCGGAAGTAGCACACTACACTAA
- a CDS encoding DUF2508 family protein, with product MVSWIKSMRFKSGNLLNERVEIQKEIFEDIKKSHEEWKAAHCMFEEAVEQDQIDYAIFILEAAERRYQMHLRRAKSYGVVGTTQDCVNDTPYNNLAKRVEGSH from the coding sequence ATGGTTAGTTGGATAAAGTCTATGAGATTTAAAAGCGGGAACTTGTTAAATGAAAGGGTAGAGATACAAAAGGAGATTTTCGAAGACATTAAAAAATCGCATGAAGAGTGGAAAGCAGCGCATTGTATGTTTGAAGAAGCGGTAGAGCAAGATCAAATTGATTATGCCATTTTTATTCTTGAGGCTGCAGAGCGTAGATATCAAATGCATCTTAGAAGAGCTAAGAGCTATGGAGTTGTAGGAACGACTCAAGATTGTGTAAACGATACTCCTTATAATAACCTTGCTAAAAGAGTGGAGGGTTCACATTGA
- the hisG gene encoding ATP phosphoribosyltransferase yields the protein MSEILKVAMPKGRIYKKASQLFRAAGIYIPEDIDDTRKLVIPIPEASLEFIMAKPVDVPTYVEYGAADIGIVGKDVLLEENRDVYELLDLGIARCRMSVIGLPDWEPGIRQRVATKYPNVASQYFREQGQQVEVIKLNGSIELAPLIGLADRIVDMVETGQTLKENGLIELDSMFDITSRLIANRVSYRMKNDQIQGICDSLQQVINAAAR from the coding sequence ATGAGTGAAATTTTAAAAGTAGCGATGCCCAAAGGGCGAATCTATAAAAAAGCATCTCAATTGTTCCGCGCAGCAGGCATATACATTCCCGAGGATATTGACGATACAAGAAAGCTCGTCATTCCTATTCCAGAAGCATCTTTAGAGTTCATTATGGCGAAGCCTGTTGATGTTCCTACGTACGTAGAATATGGAGCGGCTGATATCGGGATTGTGGGAAAAGATGTGCTTTTAGAAGAAAATCGTGACGTATACGAACTGCTCGATCTTGGTATCGCCAGATGCCGTATGTCTGTGATCGGGTTACCTGATTGGGAGCCAGGCATTAGGCAGAGAGTAGCGACGAAATATCCGAATGTGGCTTCACAATATTTTCGTGAGCAAGGGCAGCAAGTAGAAGTTATTAAACTAAATGGATCAATTGAACTTGCACCGCTAATTGGCTTAGCTGATCGAATTGTAGATATGGTAGAGACAGGGCAGACCTTAAAAGAGAACGGTCTTATTGAACTTGACAGCATGTTTGATATTACAAGTCGTTTGATTGCGAACCGAGTTAGTTATCGTATGAAAAACGATCAAATTCAAGGGATTTGTGATTCATTGCAACAAGTCATCAATGCAGCAGCAAGGTAA
- the hprK gene encoding HPr(Ser) kinase/phosphatase, producing the protein MAKKVKVSQLVNEFQMEVVSGENGLKRPITVDDLNRPGLEMAGYFEYYPSERVQLLGRTELAFVKMLPEKERRERMEGLCHEETPCIVVTRGLDVPQELIDISNEKDLPVLRSTMATTILSSRITGFLEGKLAPTTTIHGVLCDVYGIGLLITGSSGIGKSEAALELVKRGHRLVADDAVEISQTSDNQLHGTAPELIRHLLEIRGVGIINVMTLFGVGAIRNHKRITLVVRLEAWQQDKQYDRLGLDEETTRIIDTDVPLVTIPVRPGRNLGVIIEVAAMNFRLKRMGVNAALQFTNKLTATIAEDNDDMD; encoded by the coding sequence ATGGCTAAAAAAGTAAAAGTATCGCAACTTGTTAATGAATTTCAAATGGAAGTTGTCTCAGGTGAAAATGGTCTAAAAAGACCAATCACGGTAGATGATCTGAACAGACCAGGCCTTGAGATGGCAGGATATTTTGAGTATTATCCATCAGAACGGGTACAGTTGCTAGGAAGAACTGAACTTGCTTTTGTTAAGATGCTGCCCGAGAAAGAACGTCGGGAACGTATGGAAGGTTTGTGTCACGAAGAAACACCTTGTATTGTTGTCACTCGTGGCCTCGATGTTCCTCAAGAACTGATTGATATCAGTAATGAGAAAGACCTGCCTGTACTGCGCAGTACGATGGCGACAACCATTCTATCAAGCCGTATTACGGGATTCCTCGAAGGAAAGCTGGCTCCGACCACAACCATTCATGGTGTTCTTTGTGACGTATATGGCATCGGCCTACTCATAACAGGAAGCAGTGGAATTGGTAAAAGTGAGGCTGCTTTGGAGCTTGTTAAACGCGGTCATCGTCTTGTTGCCGATGATGCGGTTGAGATCAGCCAAACATCAGACAATCAATTACACGGAACAGCACCAGAACTCATTCGTCATCTGCTTGAGATTCGGGGCGTCGGGATTATTAATGTTATGACCCTGTTTGGAGTAGGTGCCATCCGTAATCATAAAAGAATTACACTCGTTGTCCGCTTAGAAGCTTGGCAGCAGGATAAGCAATATGACCGTCTGGGTCTTGATGAAGAGACAACTCGAATTATTGATACCGATGTTCCGCTCGTCACCATTCCAGTACGTCCAGGCCGTAACCTTGGGGTTATTATTGAAGTGGCAGCGATGAATTTCCGTCTGAAGCGGATGGGTGTGAATGCGGCTCTGCAATTTACGAATAAGCTGACAGCTACTATTGCTGAAGATAACGATGATATGGACTGA